A window from Citrus sinensis cultivar Valencia sweet orange chromosome 3, DVS_A1.0, whole genome shotgun sequence encodes these proteins:
- the LOC127898597 gene encoding AT-rich interactive domain-containing protein 1-like isoform X1 has protein sequence MAGWSMVADGSVVDCVKSSKQKNIESNGSRVDLEPPLKESGPKSEKFQCYFDRFLRVFLEEICPQDIYRLLPPMLGDGQPVDLFNLFLVVREKGGYGSVTENGLWDLVAKESGLDSSFSSSVKLVYVKYLDALERWLERVFVDDNKSTESKLSDSGLSLSGRLMELGAELKFFLSDSKKRDGAHPDFENVNSELNFVNDVNVCKNEVIVVESSGSEKSVHDDKSMHIDSTVRFSEIAKCCDDGEVKSTVVDLEVDKNGSDAEDDSHLDDVSVSKCVVNSLDLKGVCHDEQLKNARVVETNGGKKPAEFVMIVDLSVQEKKGSLSHKEKKAESSSHKRNQDSTWKMLSWVTGIAKDPCDSVVGSLPEKSKWKSYGNDKLWKQVLSYRESVFLKRHVDSSSEQSIGQKNQKMHPCMYDDHIGTSYNLRERLSCSKKTYQAGTTSNLSSAGAQNDSCRGETENHDDKELLETTGSTTPNSVFDYVVKKQIPVGPAFQAEVPGWTGVPSESDFKWLGTQIWPLQKAERKFFIERDPIGKGRQDSCGCQVRGSVECVRFHIAEKRYRLKLEVGSAFYDWKFDKMGEEVMLSWTDEDQKNFKNIVRSNPPSLEKRFWDQIFKFFPSKSREELVSYYFNVFLLQRRAHQNRYFPCDVDSDDDCESEFGSVAHSYGYEIMKSASSIFHSPNKKHKMSR, from the exons ATGGCAGGGTGGTCGATGGTAGCTGATGGGTCTGTTGTAGATTGCGTCAAATCTTCAAAGCAGAAGAATATCGAATCGAACGGGTCTCGGGTCGATCTTGAACCACCTTTAAAAGAATCTGGACCAAAATCTGAGAAGTTTCAATGCTATTTCGACCGATTTCTTCGAGTTTTTCTGGAAGAGATCTGTCCCCAAGACATCTATCGGCTTCTACCTCCAATGCTTGGAGATGGGCAACCTGTTGACTTGTTTAACCTGTTTTTAGTTGTGAGAGAGAAAGGCGGATATGGCAGTGTTACAGAAAATGGGTTGTGGGATTTAGTGGCTAAAGAGTCTGGCCTGGATTCAAGTTTCTCATCATCTGTAAAATTAGTTTACGTCAAGTATTTGGATGCTCTAGAGAGATGGTTagagagagtttttgttgacGATAACAAGAGCACCGAGAGTAAATTGAGTGATAGTGGCTTAAGTTTGAGTGGGCGTTTGATGGAGTTAGGAGCAgagcttaaattttttttgtcagaTTCAAAAAAGAGAGATGGGGCGCACccagattttgaaaatgtgaATTCTGAgttgaattttgtaaatgatGTCAATGTCTGTAAAAATGAGGTTATTGTGGTGGAGTCTAGTGGGAGTGAGAAAAGTGTTCATGATGATAAATCTATGCACATTGATTCGACTGTAAGGTTTTCAGAAATTGCAAAATGCTGTGATGATGGGGAGGTGAAGAGTACAGTTGTAGACTTAGAAGTGGACAAGAATGGCTCTGATGCAGAGGATGATTCACACTTGGATGATGTTAGTGTCTCAAAATGTGTTGTGAATTCACTGGATCTCAAAGGAGTGTGTCATGATGAGCAGCTGAAGAATGCACGGGTGGTGGAAACTAATGGAGGCAAAAAACCTGCAGAATTTGTTATGATAGTGGATTTGAGTGTTCAGGAAAAGAAAGGGAGTTTAAGTCATAAAGAGAAAAAGGCAGAGAGCTCTAGCCATAAGAGGAACCAGGACTCTACATGGAAAATGTTGAGTTGGGTTACTGGGATTGCCAAAGATCCATGTGATTCTGTAGTTGGATCATTAcctgaaaaatcaaaatggaaGTCTTATGGAAATGACAAGTTATGGAAGCAGGTTTTATCTTATCGAGAATCAGTTTTCTTAAAAAGACATGTTGATTCAAGCAGTGAACAATCTATTGGGCAG aaaaatcaGAAGATGCACCCGTGCATGTATGATGATCATATTGGAACCAGTTATAATCTTAGAGAGAGGTTAAGCTGCAGCAAGAAGACATATCAAGCAGGGACTACTTCAAATTTATCATCTGCGGGTGCCCAAAATGACTCGTGCAGGGGAGAGACGGAAAACCATGATGACAAAGAATTGCTTGAAACCACTGGTTCCACAACTCCAAATTCAGTGTTTGACTATGTTGTCAAAAAGCAAATTCCTGTTGGGCCAGCCTTTCAAGCTGAAGTACCAGGATGGACTGGTGTGCCTTCTGAAAGTGACTTTAAGTGGTTGGGGACCCAAATTTGGCCACTGCAAAAGGCAGAGcgcaaattttttattgaaaggGATCCTATTGGAAAGGGAAGACAAGATTCATGTGGTTGCCAGGTCCGAGGTTCTGTTGAATGTGTTAGATTTCACATTGCTGAGAAAAGGTACAGACTGAAACTTGAAGTGGGTTCAGCCTTCTACGACTGGAAATTTGATAAGATGGGTGAAGAGGTCATGCTTTCTTGGACTGATGAAGACCagaagaatttcaagaatataGTGAGATCGAACCCTCCATCCCTTGAGAAGCGTTTCTGGGACCAGATATTCAAGTTTTTTCCATCCAAAAGCAGGGAGGAACTGGTGAGCTACTACTTTAATGTTTTCCTTTTGCAACGCAGAGCACACCAGAATAGGTATTTTCCATGTGACGTCGACAGTGATGATGATTGTGAATCAGAATTTGGATCTGTAGCTCACAGTtatgggtatgaaattatgaagTCGGCAAGTTCCATCTTTCATTCCCCAAACAAGAAGCATAAAATGTCCAGATAG
- the LOC127898597 gene encoding AT-rich interactive domain-containing protein 1-like isoform X2 — protein sequence MVADGSVVDCVKSSKQKNIESNGSRVDLEPPLKESGPKSEKFQCYFDRFLRVFLEEICPQDIYRLLPPMLGDGQPVDLFNLFLVVREKGGYGSVTENGLWDLVAKESGLDSSFSSSVKLVYVKYLDALERWLERVFVDDNKSTESKLSDSGLSLSGRLMELGAELKFFLSDSKKRDGAHPDFENVNSELNFVNDVNVCKNEVIVVESSGSEKSVHDDKSMHIDSTVRFSEIAKCCDDGEVKSTVVDLEVDKNGSDAEDDSHLDDVSVSKCVVNSLDLKGVCHDEQLKNARVVETNGGKKPAEFVMIVDLSVQEKKGSLSHKEKKAESSSHKRNQDSTWKMLSWVTGIAKDPCDSVVGSLPEKSKWKSYGNDKLWKQVLSYRESVFLKRHVDSSSEQSIGQKNQKMHPCMYDDHIGTSYNLRERLSCSKKTYQAGTTSNLSSAGAQNDSCRGETENHDDKELLETTGSTTPNSVFDYVVKKQIPVGPAFQAEVPGWTGVPSESDFKWLGTQIWPLQKAERKFFIERDPIGKGRQDSCGCQVRGSVECVRFHIAEKRYRLKLEVGSAFYDWKFDKMGEEVMLSWTDEDQKNFKNIVRSNPPSLEKRFWDQIFKFFPSKSREELVSYYFNVFLLQRRAHQNRYFPCDVDSDDDCESEFGSVAHSYGYEIMKSASSIFHSPNKKHKMSR from the exons ATGGTAGCTGATGGGTCTGTTGTAGATTGCGTCAAATCTTCAAAGCAGAAGAATATCGAATCGAACGGGTCTCGGGTCGATCTTGAACCACCTTTAAAAGAATCTGGACCAAAATCTGAGAAGTTTCAATGCTATTTCGACCGATTTCTTCGAGTTTTTCTGGAAGAGATCTGTCCCCAAGACATCTATCGGCTTCTACCTCCAATGCTTGGAGATGGGCAACCTGTTGACTTGTTTAACCTGTTTTTAGTTGTGAGAGAGAAAGGCGGATATGGCAGTGTTACAGAAAATGGGTTGTGGGATTTAGTGGCTAAAGAGTCTGGCCTGGATTCAAGTTTCTCATCATCTGTAAAATTAGTTTACGTCAAGTATTTGGATGCTCTAGAGAGATGGTTagagagagtttttgttgacGATAACAAGAGCACCGAGAGTAAATTGAGTGATAGTGGCTTAAGTTTGAGTGGGCGTTTGATGGAGTTAGGAGCAgagcttaaattttttttgtcagaTTCAAAAAAGAGAGATGGGGCGCACccagattttgaaaatgtgaATTCTGAgttgaattttgtaaatgatGTCAATGTCTGTAAAAATGAGGTTATTGTGGTGGAGTCTAGTGGGAGTGAGAAAAGTGTTCATGATGATAAATCTATGCACATTGATTCGACTGTAAGGTTTTCAGAAATTGCAAAATGCTGTGATGATGGGGAGGTGAAGAGTACAGTTGTAGACTTAGAAGTGGACAAGAATGGCTCTGATGCAGAGGATGATTCACACTTGGATGATGTTAGTGTCTCAAAATGTGTTGTGAATTCACTGGATCTCAAAGGAGTGTGTCATGATGAGCAGCTGAAGAATGCACGGGTGGTGGAAACTAATGGAGGCAAAAAACCTGCAGAATTTGTTATGATAGTGGATTTGAGTGTTCAGGAAAAGAAAGGGAGTTTAAGTCATAAAGAGAAAAAGGCAGAGAGCTCTAGCCATAAGAGGAACCAGGACTCTACATGGAAAATGTTGAGTTGGGTTACTGGGATTGCCAAAGATCCATGTGATTCTGTAGTTGGATCATTAcctgaaaaatcaaaatggaaGTCTTATGGAAATGACAAGTTATGGAAGCAGGTTTTATCTTATCGAGAATCAGTTTTCTTAAAAAGACATGTTGATTCAAGCAGTGAACAATCTATTGGGCAG aaaaatcaGAAGATGCACCCGTGCATGTATGATGATCATATTGGAACCAGTTATAATCTTAGAGAGAGGTTAAGCTGCAGCAAGAAGACATATCAAGCAGGGACTACTTCAAATTTATCATCTGCGGGTGCCCAAAATGACTCGTGCAGGGGAGAGACGGAAAACCATGATGACAAAGAATTGCTTGAAACCACTGGTTCCACAACTCCAAATTCAGTGTTTGACTATGTTGTCAAAAAGCAAATTCCTGTTGGGCCAGCCTTTCAAGCTGAAGTACCAGGATGGACTGGTGTGCCTTCTGAAAGTGACTTTAAGTGGTTGGGGACCCAAATTTGGCCACTGCAAAAGGCAGAGcgcaaattttttattgaaaggGATCCTATTGGAAAGGGAAGACAAGATTCATGTGGTTGCCAGGTCCGAGGTTCTGTTGAATGTGTTAGATTTCACATTGCTGAGAAAAGGTACAGACTGAAACTTGAAGTGGGTTCAGCCTTCTACGACTGGAAATTTGATAAGATGGGTGAAGAGGTCATGCTTTCTTGGACTGATGAAGACCagaagaatttcaagaatataGTGAGATCGAACCCTCCATCCCTTGAGAAGCGTTTCTGGGACCAGATATTCAAGTTTTTTCCATCCAAAAGCAGGGAGGAACTGGTGAGCTACTACTTTAATGTTTTCCTTTTGCAACGCAGAGCACACCAGAATAGGTATTTTCCATGTGACGTCGACAGTGATGATGATTGTGAATCAGAATTTGGATCTGTAGCTCACAGTtatgggtatgaaattatgaagTCGGCAAGTTCCATCTTTCATTCCCCAAACAAGAAGCATAAAATGTCCAGATAG